The following are from one region of the Myotis daubentonii chromosome 2, mMyoDau2.1, whole genome shotgun sequence genome:
- the SLITRK6 gene encoding SLIT and NTRK-like protein 6 gives MKLWIHLLYSSLLASMSSQSQSTGSSARGSCDSLCNCEEKDGTILINCEEKGIKTLSQISVPPSRPFHLSLLNNGLTMLHTNDFSGLRNAVSIHLGFNNIADIESGAFNGLDLLKQLHINHNSLEILKEDTFHGLENLEFLQADNNFITVIEPSAFSKLNRLKVLILNDNAIESLPANIFRFVPLTHLDLRGNQLQTLPYVGFLEHIGRILDLQLEDNKWACNCDLLQLKIWLENMPPQSIIGDVVCNSPPVFKGSILSRLKKESICPTPPVYEEHEDPSGSLHLAVTSSISDGRMLIKTTSPLKPPTKAPGLIPYITKPSTQLPGPYCPIPCNCKVLSPSGLLIHCQERNIESISDLKPPPQDPRKLILAGNIIHTLMKSDLVEYGTLEMLHLGNNHIEVLEEGSFMNLTRLQKLYLNGNHLTKLSRAMFLGLHNLEYLYLEYNAIKEILPETFNPMPKLRVLYLNNNLLQVLPPHIFSDVPLTRINLKMNHFTHLPVSNILDDLDLLIQIDLEDNPWDCSCDLVGLQQWIQKLSKNTVTDDILCTSPEHLAKKELKALNSELLCPGLVNNPSPPTQTSYVIVSTPTADTILRSLTDAVPLSVLILGLLIVFITIVFCAAGIVVLVLHRRRRYKKKQADEQIRDSSPVHLQYSMYGHKTTHHTTERPTASLYEPHIVSPMVHVYRSPSFGPKHLEAEEEKNEKEGSDAKHLQRSLLERENHSPLTGSNTKYRTTDQSTEFLSFQDASSLYRNILEKERELQQLGITEYLKKNIAQLKPDMEVHYPGAHEELKLMETLMYSRPRKVLVEQTKNEYFELKANLHAEPDYLEVLEQQT, from the coding sequence ATGAAGCTGTGGATTCATCTCTTATATTCATCTCTCCTTGCCTCTATGTCTTCACAGTCCCAGTCTACAGGGTCCTCGGCCAGAGGTTCTTGTGATTCTCTTTGCAATTGTGAGGAAAAAGACGGCACAATTTTAATAAACTGTGAAGAAAAAGGTATCAAGACGCTATCTCAAATAAGTGTGCCACCATCACGACCTTTCCACTTAAGTTTATTAAATAATGGCTTGACAATGCTCCACACAAATGACTTTTCTGGGCTTAGGAATGCTGTCTCAATACACCTTGGATTTAACAACATTGCAGATATTGAGAGTGGTGCATTTAATGGCCTTGACCTGCTAAAGCAACTCCATATCAACCACAATTCTTTAGAAATTCTTAAAGAGGACACCTTCCATGGACTGGAAAATCTGGAGTTCCTACAAGCAGATAACAACTTTATTACAGTGATCGAACCAAGTGCCTTTAGCAAGCTCAACAGGCTTAAAGTGTTAATTTTAAATGACAATGCTATTGAGAGTCTTCCTGCAAACATATTTCGATTTGTTCCTTTAACCCATCTAGATCTTCGTGGAAATCAGTTGCAGACGCTGCCTTATGTTGGTTTTTTAGAACATATCGGCAGAATATTAGATCTCCAGTTGGAGGACAACAAGTGGGCCTGCAATTGTGACTTACTGCAGCTGAAAATTTGGTTGGAAAACATGCCCCCACAGTCTATAATTGGGGATGTTGTGTGCAACAGCCCTCCAGTGTTCAAAGGAAGCATACTAAGCCGACTGAAAAAGGAATCAATTTGCCCCACTCCACCAGTGTATGAAGAACATGAGGACCCTTCAGGATCATTACATCTGGCAGTAACATCTTCAATAAGTGATGGCCGCATGTTGATCAAGACCACATCCCCTTTAAAACCACCCACCAAAGCACCGGGTTTGATACCGTATATTACAAAGCCATCCACTCAGCTTCCAGGACCCTACTGTCCTATTCCTTGTAACTGCAAAGTACTATCCCCATCAGGACTTCTAATACACTGTCAAGAACGCAATATTGAGAGTATATCAGATCTAAAACCTCCTCCACAAGATCCTAGAAAGCTTATTTTAGCAGGAAATATTATTCATACATTAATGAAGTCTGATCTAGTGGAATATGGCACTCTGGAAATGCTTCATTTGGGAAACAATCATATTGAGGTTCTTGAAGAAGGATCATTTATGAATCTAACAAGACTACAGAAGCTGTATTTAAATGGTAACCATCTGACCAAATTAAGTAGAGCCATGTTCCTTGGTCTTCACAATCTTGAGTACTTATATCTTGAATATAATGCAATTAAGGAAATATTACCAGAAACCTTTAACCCAATGCCTAAACTTAGAGTCCTGTATTTAAATAACAATCTGTTACAAGTTTTACCACCACATATATTTTCAGATGTTCCGCTAACAAGGATAAATCTTAAAATGAACCACTTTACTCATCTCCCTGTAAGTAATATCTTGGATGACCTTGATTTACTGATCCAGATTGACCTTGAAGACAACCCCTGGGATTGCTCCTGTGACCTTGTTGGGTTGCAGCAATGGATACAAAAGTTAAGTAAGAACACAGTGACGGATGACATCCTTTGCACGTCTCCAGAGCACCTCGCCAAGAAGGAATTAAAAGCATTAAATAGTGAACTTCTTTGCCCAGGTTTGGTCAATAACCCATCCCCGCCAACTCAGACTAGTTATGTAATTGTCAGCACTCCTACAGCCGATACTATTTTAAGATCGCTTACGGATGCTGTACCACTATCTGTTTTAATATTAGGACTGCTGATTGTGTTCATAACTATTGTGTTCTGCGCTGCAGGGATAGTGGTTCTTGTTCTCCACCGCAGGAGAAGATACAAAAAGAAACAAGCAGACGAGCAGATCAGAGACAGCAGTCCCGTACATCTTCAATATAGTATGTATGGCCATAAAACAACTCATCACACCACTGAAAGACCCACTGCATCACTCTATGAACCGCACATCGTGAGCCCCATGGTTCATGTCTACAGAAGTCCGTCCTTTGGTCCAAAGCATTTGGAAGcggaagaagaaaagaatgagaaagagggAAGTGATGCAAAACATCTCCAAAGAAGTCTTCTAGAACGGGAAAACCATTCACCACTCACAGGGTCAAATACGAAGTACAGAACCACGGACCAATCGACTGAATTTTTATCCTTCCAAGATGCCAGTTCATTATATAGGAACATattagagaaggaaagagaacttCAGCAACTGGGAATCACGGAATACCTAAAGAAAAACATTGCTCAACTCAAGCCCGATATGGAGGTACATTATCCGGGAGCCCACGAAGAGTTAAAATTAATGGAGACGTTAATGTACTCAAGGCCAAGGAAGGTATTAGTGGAACAgactaaaaatgaatattttgaaCTCAAAGCTAACTTACATGCTGAACCTGACTACTTAGAAGTCCTGGAGCAGCAAACATAG